The nucleotide sequence GGGGGGTCGGCGACCGGACCGAGGAGGCCCTGACCCGGCTCGGCCTGCACACCGTCGCCGACATCGCCCACACGCCGCTCGCGACGCTCGAGCGCGGGCTCGGCACCGCCACCGGGCGCCACCTCCACGAGCTCGCGTGGGGCCGTGACCCCCGGCCGGTCGAGCGCGAGCAGCGCGAGAAGAGCATCGGCAGCGACGAGACCTTCGAGGCCGACATCGACGACGCCACCGAGATCCGACGGCGCCTGCTCGGCCTCGGCGACCGCACGGCGGCGCGCGCCCGGGCCGCCGGCCTCACGGGCCGAACCGTCACCCTCAAGGTGAGGTTCAGCGACTTCACGACGATCACCCGGTCCCGGACGCTGCGCGAGCCGACCGACAGCGGGCGCACGCTGCACGCGACGGCGGTCGGGCTCTTCGACGCCCTCGGCCTCCAGCGGGCCCGGATCCGGCTCGTCGGGGTGCGGCTGTCGGGCCTGGTCCCGGCGTCGGAGGCGCCTCTGCAGGGGGTGCTCGGCGAGCCCGAGCACGGCTGGCGGGACGCCGACCGGGCGGTCGACCGGGCCCGCGCGCGGTTCGGGTCGGGGGTGGTCCGGCCGGCCAGCCTCGTCCGGACCCCGCGTCCTGAGGACCAACCTCGTCCGTCTGGTGTGCAACCTCGTCCATCCGCTTCCGTGGGAGGACCGCGCGACATATCCTGAGGACCCAGAGCTACACCCCCGGGGGCGTCGTCGCGGCGCCGCGGGCCGACCAGGGAGGATCTGTGCCCCTCTCCGACCACGAGCAGAAGATGCTCGAGCAGATGGAACAGGCGCTCGCCGCCGAGGACCCGAAGTTCGCCTCCAGCATGAAGGGCGGCGGGTCACTCCAGCGACGACGGTGGATCCTCGGGGTCCTCGGTCTGGTCGCCGGGCTCGGGCTCGTCCTCGTGGGGGTCAACACGACGATGTGGGTCGGGGCCGTCGGCTTCGCCCTCATGGTCGCCTCCGTCGCCTACGCCGTCACCCCGCCCCGCAAGGCCCACCTCGGCGTCGTCACCGACACCGGCGGGGTCCAGCAGGCCAAGAGCCGCGGGCGCCGCAAGAGCTCCCTCATCGACCGGCTCGACGAGCGATGGGAGCGCCGCCAGAACAACTGGTGACGCAGACCAGCAGATGACGCCCAGCGGGCTGCGGCTCAGGTGAGCAGCAGCCCGAGGACGTAGAGCCCGGCGACGACGAGCGCCGCCGCGAGCTCGATGCCCATGCTCTGGGCGACGGCCACGACGGCGTGCTTGGTGCGCGACCACGCCTGCGCCCGTGAGGCGCCCCGGCCCGACTCGACGAGCCAGACGCCGAGGACGAAGCCGATGAGCGCCCCGATGACCGGGATGACGAAGAACCCGACGACCGCGAGCACGAGGGCCAGCGCGAGGGTCGAGGTGCGCACGCCCTGGGCCTTCATCCGGCGCCCGGGCACGAGGTACTGCAGCACCCGCCCGGCGACCGCGACGACGACGGCGAAGGCCAGGAGGACCCACGCCGTCGGCGTGTGCGTCGTCACCGCCCAGACGGCGATGCCGGCGATGACGAGGAGGGTGCCGGGCAGCGCCGGGACGACGATCCCGACGAGCCCG is from Arthrobacter sp. NEB 688 and encodes:
- a CDS encoding DUF456 domain-containing protein; translation: MDDIWLVLPPLLILLGLVGIVVPALPGTLLVIAGIAVWAVTTHTPTAWVLLAFAVVVAVAGRVLQYLVPGRRMKAQGVRTSTLALALVLAVVGFFVIPVIGALIGFVLGVWLVESGRGASRAQAWSRTKHAVVAVAQSMGIELAAALVVAGLYVLGLLLT
- a CDS encoding DUF3040 domain-containing protein; translation: MPLSDHEQKMLEQMEQALAAEDPKFASSMKGGGSLQRRRWILGVLGLVAGLGLVLVGVNTTMWVGAVGFALMVASVAYAVTPPRKAHLGVVTDTGGVQQAKSRGRRKSSLIDRLDERWERRQNNW
- the dinB gene encoding DNA polymerase IV, yielding MSRRQFALPERLADTPPDDTGCTVLHVDMDAFYASASLLAHPELVGTPVIIGGGTRGVVLSATYEARRFGVAAAMPMSRARRLCPQATVLRPDHDLYATISAGVMETFRSVTPHLEPLSLDEAFLDVSGALRRLGSPATIAQLVRDTVHDEQGITCSVGVGPSKFVAKLASGLAKPDGMLVVPRDEVVPFVQQLPVAALWGVGDRTEEALTRLGLHTVADIAHTPLATLERGLGTATGRHLHELAWGRDPRPVEREQREKSIGSDETFEADIDDATEIRRRLLGLGDRTAARARAAGLTGRTVTLKVRFSDFTTITRSRTLREPTDSGRTLHATAVGLFDALGLQRARIRLVGVRLSGLVPASEAPLQGVLGEPEHGWRDADRAVDRARARFGSGVVRPASLVRTPRPEDQPRPSGVQPRPSASVGGPRDIS